The genomic window TTTGTAGGAAAATCCAATATAAAATTTTTGAATCATATTATTATTAATATTTCTTTTTTTTAGGTATTTTTTAGCCTGATATGAATGATTTAATTGAAGGTTTTTATGATATAATTTTGATGTTTTTTTTGTGAAATTATATATTTTTTGTTTTTTTGTGTATTGAATATATTCAATATTTTGTTCTTTATTTTGTATTTTAATATTAGTAATTTTAGATAATTCATAAATACTTTCTATAAAAGTAATTTGATTATATTTCATTAAAAAATCAATACTATTTCCATGAGTATTACAACCAAAACAATAAAAATATTGTTTTTCTTCGTTTACGAAGAACGAAGCATGATTTTCGTTATGAAAAGGGCATAACGCATAGTATTTGTTTCCTTTTTTCTTTAACTGTATGTATGTTTTGACTATATTAATAATATTTACTTGTTCGAGTATTTTTTTAATGATATTTTTTGGTATAAAAGAATGCATAGTTTTTACTTTATAGTGGATTTTCAATAAATAGAAACGACCGTGATAAAATTTTCATGACGGTCTGTATGTGTTAAGAATACTTTTTATGTTTTTTAATACATTCTTGTACGTCGAGCGTTTTCTCTGGATAATTTTTTAATTAATCTTTTTACAGCTGATGCTTTGGCTCGTTTTCTTTTTGTAGTTGGTTTTTCATAAAATTCTCGTCTTCTAATCTCAGAAAGTATTCCTGCTTTTTCACATGCTCTTTTAAATCTTCGTAATGCAACATCAAATGGTTCGTGATCTTTAATTATAATTATTGGCATGATTCATTTCCCTTTTATTTTATTTAATGATCTTGATACTTATTATATGTATTATATAATTATATTTTCAAGATTAAAAAATAAAAAATAAACCTATGGATTTTTTATGCGTATTTTAGGAATTGAAACATCTTTTGATGACACTGGAGTTGCTATTTATGACAGTGACTTAGGATTATTAATAAATAAATTATTTCATCAGTCCAATATACATTATAAATATGGTGGTGTAGTTCCAGAATTAGCTGCAAGAGAATATGTACATCAAGTAGCTCCATTAATTAAATCTATTTTACAAAAAGAAAATATTTTAAGTAGTATTGATGGAATAGCATACACTGGAGGTCCAGGTTTATCTGGTTCAATTTTAGTTGGAGCTGCAGTAAGTTGTTCCTTGGCTTATTCATGCAATATTCCTTCTATTCCAATCCATCATATGGAAGGTCATTTACTTTCTGTAATGCTAGAAAAACGTAAGCCTCAATTTCCTTTTGTAGCATTGTTGGTATCAGGAAAACATACACAATTAATTGATGTTTGTTCATTTGGTGATTATAAAATTTTAGGAGAAACTTTAGATGATGCTGTGGGTGAAGTTTTTGATAAAGTTGCTCAGAAATTAAATTTAGGATATCCAGGAGGAGCTTTATTATCACAATTTGCTAAAATTGGAAAATTAAGAAATTTAAATTTTCCAAAACCGATGAAATATCATATGAATTTAGACTTTAGTTTTTCTGGATTAAAAACATTTACAATGAATTTAATTCATAAACATTTCAATGATAAAAATATTTTACATGATATTGCTTTTGGTTTTGAAGATTCGGTATTTGATGTATTATCATATAAGTCATTTCAGGCATTAAAATTAACGGGATATAACAAATTAGTAGTTGCTGGTGGTGTAAGTTCAAATCAAAAATTAATTTTTAAATTAAAAAATATGTTAAAAAAATATAATAAAAAACTATATTTTTCACGATCTGAATTTTGTACTGATAATGCAGCAATGATTGCATACGTTGGTATGTTATATCTTAAAAGGGGTTGGCCAATAACAAATAATATTTTTGTAAATCCAAAGTGGTCAATTTTAGATATAAAAAAAACATATTCTAATTTTTATAATGTGTCAGATATTTTATAATATCATCGATTTTTAATATAGGCATATCATATGATTTAGAAAAGTTTATGATATCATTTATTTTTGACATGCTTCCATCTTCATTAGTTAACTCACAAATCACACTTATTGGTTTTAATTTTGCTAAATTCATGATTTCAATAGATGCTTCTGTGTGACCTGGTCTTGATAATACACCACCTGAATGAGCGCACAATGGGAAAATATGACCGGGTTTATTCAAATCAGATTCTTTTACGTGATTTTTAGAAGCAATTTTTATTGTTTTTAATCGGTCTTTTGCTGATACACCTGTTGATATTCCTGAAGCTGCTTCAATACTAATTGTAAATCCAGTTTGATATTTGCTAGTATTTTTTTTTACCATCATTGGTAATTTTAATTGCTGTCTTTTTTTTTCAGTGATACATAAACACACGATTCCACTACCATTACGAATAGTTAGTGCCATTTGTTCTATTGTCATGTGTTCTGCAGAAAATACTAAATCACCTTCATTTTCACGATTTTTATTATCTATAATAATTATTCCTTTTTTTGATTTTATTGCATGAATCGCTTTTTTTATTCTATTCTCAAAGTTTTCAAATTCAGATAATAAATATGGTTTCATAAAATCCTTCATGGAATTATATAAGATTTATTTCTATGTATTTTAATTTTTATTTTTTTATTTTTTTATTTAATATTGTACAATATGTATTGTTTAATTCAATCATATAATTTTTATTTTTATATAAAATATAAGATTTTATTAATATTTTTTATTATTTTATAAAACGGCACTAAATTTACATGTACCGTTTTAAATGTATGAAATTATTTGATGATACTCATAATTTTTGTTTTTCCAGAAAAAACTTTACCAGAATATTTTGTGAGTTTTTTAATATGTTTCATGTTTGAGATTACAATGGGTGTTAATAGAGACTTTGTTTTTTTTTCTAAAAATTTTAAATCATATTTAAGTATTACATCTCCGATTTTAACTTTTTGTTTTTCTTTTGCGTATTGTTTAAAACCTTTACCTTTTAATAGAATTGTATCAATTCCAAAATGTACAAATATTTCTATATTATTTTCTGTTACAATAGAAAATGCATGCATTGTTTTAAATATTTTACCAATTATACCAGAAACAGGAGCAACTATTTTCCCCCCTGATGGTTGAATTGCTACACCATCTCCAATAATTTTTTTTGAAAACACTTCATCAGGAACAGATTCGATATCCACGATTGTTCCAGAAATTGGAGAAATAATTTCAGTAATTTTTGGTGTTTTTTCTTTTTTTTTAAAAAATTTAGAAAATAAATTCATGTTGTATTCCGAATTTTGATTTTTACTTCTTGTTTCATGTTATATTGATGAATTAAATTCATTTAATAAAGTTATGATTTTTTTTGTAGTATTTTGCTTTAAAATTAATTTTGATAATATTTGTGCATCATATAAGTTTGTTTTTCGAATAATATTTTTAATTTTAGGAATGAATGATGGATTCATGCTAAGTTCATCTAATCCCATACCAATTAATAGTACTGTTACTGTTTCATTACTTGCAAGTTCCCCAC from Buchnera aphidicola (Panaphis juglandis) includes these protein-coding regions:
- the tsaD gene encoding tRNA (adenosine(37)-N6)-threonylcarbamoyltransferase complex transferase subunit TsaD, encoding MRILGIETSFDDTGVAIYDSDLGLLINKLFHQSNIHYKYGGVVPELAAREYVHQVAPLIKSILQKENILSSIDGIAYTGGPGLSGSILVGAAVSCSLAYSCNIPSIPIHHMEGHLLSVMLEKRKPQFPFVALLVSGKHTQLIDVCSFGDYKILGETLDDAVGEVFDKVAQKLNLGYPGGALLSQFAKIGKLRNLNFPKPMKYHMNLDFSFSGLKTFTMNLIHKHFNDKNILHDIAFGFEDSVFDVLSYKSFQALKLTGYNKLVVAGGVSSNQKLIFKLKNMLKKYNKKLYFSRSEFCTDNAAMIAYVGMLYLKRGWPITNNIFVNPKWSILDIKKTYSNFYNVSDIL
- the crr gene encoding PTS glucose transporter subunit IIA, producing MNLFSKFFKKKEKTPKITEIISPISGTIVDIESVPDEVFSKKIIGDGVAIQPSGGKIVAPVSGIIGKIFKTMHAFSIVTENNIEIFVHFGIDTILLKGKGFKQYAKEKQKVKIGDVILKYDLKFLEKKTKSLLTPIVISNMKHIKKLTKYSGKVFSGKTKIMSIIK
- the rpsU gene encoding 30S ribosomal protein S21, giving the protein MPIIIIKDHEPFDVALRRFKRACEKAGILSEIRRREFYEKPTTKRKRAKASAVKRLIKKLSRENARRTRMY
- the ribB gene encoding 3,4-dihydroxy-2-butanone-4-phosphate synthase, whose protein sequence is MKPYLLSEFENFENRIKKAIHAIKSKKGIIIIDNKNRENEGDLVFSAEHMTIEQMALTIRNGSGIVCLCITEKKRQQLKLPMMVKKNTSKYQTGFTISIEAASGISTGVSAKDRLKTIKIASKNHVKESDLNKPGHIFPLCAHSGGVLSRPGHTEASIEIMNLAKLKPISVICELTNEDGSMSKINDIINFSKSYDMPILKIDDIIKYLTHYKN